A single region of the Acidithiobacillus acidisediminis genome encodes:
- a CDS encoding proton-conducting transporter membrane subunit, giving the protein MVLDSFCIAALLLVLTIALGVLRQGWLARITLIVGTLAMLIGNASCLPDGSATGALWSLGDIAVTWQLQPAAAWLLFWGGLAALAAFLSPSRAKNPTIWMAGAAVALLGSLGVAGLQEGVSFLMAWEFLSFGGAVMLLADGLQETQRGGQASLYMLALLEIGAVALLLCLVLLGASDTQFAVWAASWSTYGTAAFGVAVLFIIGFGAKLGILPFYEWYPGAYGSGSGASGALLSGIVLNVAYFALGRAMLDWLPVSAATGVGILLVALGTVSAILAILYAFQQEDWRRLLAFSTAENAGLAVVALGAASLFRADGLSMLTTLAWTVGLIHLGGHSLAKGAMMLSADRVAAVRGNYQIAQSRVLALAPWTLGIGALFGAMSLAAMPPMAGFASEWYLFQTVFQDFHLTSSAARVALALSGAGLALTAAIALATMVKVFGIGLLGREENPTEVTGRWPLLGLGLLVLAYAVALPWTLAALVRDGWPAVPAAVAAMVRGPILVPLTPHFAFISPPLLLLMGVLLALIPLGLLGWSQRCHGRRRVPVWGHGLRRIPADNAVTALAFSNALREFYSFVYRPSTNTEKSHTDRHYFVHEVHFNYSQAPVFGPWLFRPAVRLVQNLSDRIGLTLQNGSLNAYLAYIGILLIVILGSVFYL; this is encoded by the coding sequence ATGGTGCTGGATAGTTTTTGCATCGCTGCTCTGCTCCTGGTTCTGACCATTGCCCTCGGTGTGCTGCGGCAGGGCTGGCTGGCGCGGATCACCCTGATTGTGGGTACACTGGCGATGCTGATTGGCAACGCCTCCTGCCTGCCGGACGGTTCGGCGACCGGGGCGCTGTGGTCGCTGGGCGATATTGCCGTGACCTGGCAGCTCCAGCCCGCTGCGGCCTGGCTGCTGTTCTGGGGTGGACTGGCGGCGCTGGCGGCCTTTCTCTCCCCCAGTCGCGCCAAAAACCCCACCATCTGGATGGCCGGCGCGGCCGTTGCCCTGCTGGGCAGTCTCGGCGTTGCCGGTTTGCAGGAGGGTGTCTCTTTTCTGATGGCCTGGGAGTTTTTGAGTTTCGGCGGCGCGGTCATGCTCCTCGCCGATGGCCTGCAGGAAACTCAACGCGGCGGGCAGGCCAGTCTCTATATGCTGGCCCTGTTGGAAATCGGCGCGGTGGCGTTGTTGCTCTGCCTAGTGCTGCTCGGCGCGAGCGATACGCAGTTTGCCGTCTGGGCAGCGAGCTGGTCCACTTATGGCACGGCGGCCTTCGGAGTGGCGGTGCTGTTTATCATCGGCTTCGGCGCCAAGCTCGGTATTCTGCCCTTTTACGAATGGTATCCGGGAGCCTATGGCAGCGGTAGCGGCGCTTCCGGGGCACTGCTTTCCGGCATTGTGCTGAACGTCGCGTATTTCGCCCTGGGACGGGCCATGCTCGACTGGTTGCCGGTCAGCGCCGCCACCGGTGTGGGCATTCTGCTGGTGGCCCTGGGGACGGTATCCGCCATCCTCGCTATTCTCTACGCCTTTCAACAGGAAGACTGGCGACGCCTGCTGGCATTTTCTACGGCGGAAAATGCGGGGCTGGCGGTGGTCGCGCTGGGTGCCGCCTCCCTGTTCCGGGCCGACGGCCTGTCCATGCTGACGACTCTGGCCTGGACGGTAGGCCTGATTCATCTCGGCGGCCATAGTCTGGCCAAGGGTGCCATGATGCTCAGCGCCGATCGGGTGGCGGCGGTGCGCGGCAACTATCAGATCGCGCAGAGCCGGGTACTGGCCCTCGCCCCTTGGACTTTAGGCATCGGCGCCCTGTTCGGGGCCATGAGTCTCGCCGCCATGCCGCCCATGGCGGGTTTTGCCAGCGAATGGTACCTCTTTCAAACCGTGTTTCAGGATTTCCATCTGACTTCTTCTGCCGCCCGGGTAGCGCTGGCGCTGAGCGGTGCTGGCCTGGCCCTGACCGCTGCCATTGCCCTGGCGACCATGGTCAAAGTCTTCGGCATCGGCCTGCTGGGACGGGAGGAAAACCCGACCGAAGTCACGGGCCGCTGGCCGCTTCTGGGTCTGGGTCTTTTGGTGCTGGCCTATGCCGTGGCGCTGCCATGGACATTAGCGGCACTGGTCCGGGACGGCTGGCCCGCCGTTCCCGCCGCTGTGGCCGCCATGGTGCGCGGCCCGATACTGGTGCCATTGACTCCTCATTTCGCCTTTATTTCGCCCCCTTTGTTGCTGCTCATGGGAGTATTACTGGCACTGATTCCCCTGGGTTTGCTGGGCTGGAGCCAGCGCTGTCACGGCCGCCGCCGGGTACCCGTATGGGGTCACGGTCTGCGCCGGATACCGGCGGACAATGCGGTGACTGCGCTGGCTTTTTCCAATGCACTGCGGGAATTTTATAGCTTTGTGTACCGGCCCAGCACCAATACCGAAAAAAGCCATACGGACCGCCATTATTTCGTTCATGAGGTGCACTTCAATTACAGTCAGGCCCCCGTCTTTGGACCCTGGTTGTTTCGCCCGGCAGTACGCCTGGTGCAGAATCTCAGCGACCGGATTGGTCTGACCTTGCAAAACGGCTCACTCAACGCCTATCTCGCTTATATCGGGATACTGTTGATCGTCATTCTGGGCAGCGTCTTTTATTTGTAA
- a CDS encoding 4Fe-4S binding protein produces the protein MPVWTWTGLKAGKAATRWPQRGPDGQEGVLGMPRWDPAACRSDCNTCAAACPTGAITVANGTVVVDYGRCIVCQRCVEDCPEGAMTSSYDWAFGVRRREDLIWTAALDGPEGQQLGTRVARSLRRSLHIRHVDAGSCNGCESEISALDNPFYNLHRLGIFFTPSPRFADLLMVTGPVTAPMREPLLATWEAMPEPRMVLATGTCAVSGAPMDGGYAGGSGLNELLPVDVWLPGCPPNPAALIHALLLLLERMPQRVQGGHYGAG, from the coding sequence ATGCCGGTATGGACCTGGACAGGATTAAAAGCGGGTAAAGCCGCGACCCGCTGGCCGCAGCGCGGTCCCGACGGGCAGGAGGGCGTGCTGGGTATGCCGCGCTGGGACCCGGCTGCCTGTCGCAGCGACTGCAATACTTGCGCCGCCGCCTGCCCCACGGGCGCTATCACCGTCGCCAACGGCACAGTGGTGGTCGATTACGGGCGCTGCATCGTCTGTCAGCGCTGCGTGGAGGATTGTCCGGAAGGGGCGATGACCAGCTCTTATGACTGGGCCTTCGGCGTGCGGCGGCGCGAAGACCTGATCTGGACTGCGGCACTGGATGGCCCCGAAGGACAGCAACTGGGCACGCGGGTGGCACGGAGCCTGCGCCGCAGCCTGCACATTCGTCATGTGGATGCGGGCTCCTGCAATGGCTGCGAGTCCGAGATCAGCGCCCTCGACAATCCGTTCTACAACCTCCATCGGTTGGGCATATTTTTTACCCCATCGCCGCGCTTTGCGGATTTACTCATGGTGACGGGTCCGGTAACGGCGCCCATGCGCGAACCGCTGCTGGCCACCTGGGAGGCGATGCCGGAACCGCGCATGGTGCTCGCGACGGGCACCTGCGCGGTCTCTGGTGCGCCCATGGACGGTGGCTACGCGGGTGGCTCTGGACTGAATGAACTTTTGCCGGTGGATGTCTGGCTGCCGGGCTGCCCGCCCAATCCAGCGGCACTTATTCATGCACTGCTCCTGCTGCTGGAACGGATGCCGCAACGGGTTCAGGGAGGCCATTATGGTGCTGGATAG
- a CDS encoding nickel-dependent hydrogenase large subunit produces MTYNDCERRQISAAELTAVATDCIAAGMRFQMAWHDWEDGVCLVRYLISQGNRAPFLLLELRAEETWPSLAAVAPLLGWYEREMQDLGGLTFTGHPEPYPLVIHEGFSLPRPPLGREGPEGHLSGAYAPPTMPEVRGDQVQDLYWGPIRADVVETGEFHFSYIGEAILHYHPRLFFKHRGMEARFAGQPADAAVFLAERVSGVGSVCHALAYCQAVESAWGIEVPARAQLLRVILAELERLYNHFHYFGLLAKTTTLKVGSATGFLLEERVKQVAAQLTGSRFLRSLLTIGGLRRDLRAEHLASALEHIVNEGEAYLTRLHQTASHLDRLMGTGILSKEAAFDQGATGPVARASGLDRDLRRDHPYAAYSHLRFNVPVREKGDAMARSEVRAESLREAIALLMQASGRLKVGPVRAEYTVPQGQQEGLGWTETPRGSLYYSVRIRDGRLERVKIKSPSFSNWRVFPLTVHGTNMMDYAINEASFGLTIAGCDR; encoded by the coding sequence ATGACCTATAACGATTGCGAACGGCGCCAGATATCGGCAGCGGAGCTCACGGCGGTCGCCACCGACTGCATAGCCGCCGGGATGCGCTTTCAGATGGCCTGGCATGACTGGGAGGATGGTGTCTGTCTTGTGCGCTATCTGATCAGCCAAGGCAACCGGGCACCTTTTCTGCTGTTGGAGTTGCGTGCGGAGGAAACCTGGCCGTCCCTGGCCGCCGTCGCCCCCCTGCTCGGCTGGTATGAGCGGGAGATGCAGGATCTCGGTGGTCTGACCTTTACGGGGCATCCTGAGCCCTATCCCCTGGTGATTCACGAGGGATTTTCGCTGCCGCGCCCGCCGCTGGGGCGGGAGGGGCCGGAAGGCCACCTCAGCGGTGCGTATGCACCACCCACCATGCCGGAAGTGCGGGGAGACCAGGTGCAAGATCTCTACTGGGGGCCAATACGGGCCGATGTGGTGGAGACGGGGGAATTTCACTTCTCTTACATCGGCGAGGCCATCCTCCACTACCATCCCCGGCTGTTCTTCAAACATCGCGGGATGGAAGCACGCTTTGCCGGTCAACCGGCAGACGCCGCCGTTTTCCTGGCGGAGCGGGTGTCGGGCGTCGGTAGTGTCTGCCATGCCCTGGCCTATTGTCAGGCCGTGGAGTCCGCCTGGGGTATCGAAGTACCCGCGCGAGCACAACTGCTGCGGGTGATTCTTGCGGAGTTGGAGCGCCTCTACAATCACTTCCACTATTTCGGCCTGCTGGCGAAGACGACGACGCTGAAAGTGGGCTCGGCGACGGGCTTTCTGCTGGAGGAGCGGGTGAAGCAGGTGGCCGCGCAATTGACCGGGTCGCGATTCCTGCGCAGCCTGCTGACCATAGGCGGGTTGCGCCGGGACCTCCGGGCAGAACACCTGGCGAGTGCGCTGGAGCACATTGTCAACGAGGGTGAAGCCTATCTGACCCGCCTGCACCAAACCGCCAGCCATCTCGACCGCCTGATGGGCACCGGAATTTTATCGAAGGAAGCCGCCTTTGATCAGGGGGCTACCGGGCCGGTGGCCCGTGCCTCCGGACTGGACCGGGACCTGCGCCGCGACCATCCCTACGCCGCCTACAGCCACCTGCGCTTTAATGTGCCGGTGCGCGAAAAGGGCGACGCCATGGCCCGCAGCGAGGTTCGCGCGGAATCCCTGCGCGAGGCTATCGCCCTGCTGATGCAGGCCTCCGGACGCCTCAAGGTGGGTCCGGTGCGCGCTGAATACACCGTGCCACAGGGACAGCAGGAAGGCCTGGGCTGGACGGAAACGCCGCGCGGCTCGCTGTATTACAGCGTGCGGATCCGCGATGGCCGTCTCGAACGAGTGAAGATCAAATCACCCTCATTTTCCAACTGGCGGGTGTTCCCGCTCACGGTGCATGGCACCAACATGATGGACTACGCCATCAATGAGGCCAGTTTTGGCCTCACCATCGCCGGTTGCGACCGTTAG
- a CDS encoding proton-conducting transporter membrane subunit produces the protein MVNFDALIAALWIIPAVAILLMLAIRRPHWAEYINFGNSVVVFGLTLAMLVAVPDKTLVTGAQLILLTPLGAWVLFCVGLVYLLASIYAIGYMRLLPEEKPRLHKYYALQASFALTMLIAPLMNNPGIFWIAIDFTTIVSAFLVGFEREAECIEAAWKYLIIVSAGLALALLGIILFYWGGTFTLGPTYALTWANLREVAPQVPETLLFLAFLLTLVGFGTKVGLAPMHTWLPDAHSEGPAPVSAMLSGALLNIALLGIYRFLSIVDSGGYSVMGHTALLVLGVISLFIAGMFIVRQDGAKRMLAYSSLEHMGVLAIGFGFGGPLAFAGAMYHMINHSLTKSMMFFGAGNMMRAYGTKSMSQMRRVLRYYPVSGALWLLGAVAITGAPPFGLFLSEITILRGGILSANPWAVWLMATLLILIFIAFMNHFRRMIWGPEPEPGAAPTLRLSVWNTLPMWLAFVPILVLGLWWPEGLWHFFQQAFRVQP, from the coding sequence ATGGTGAATTTCGACGCACTCATCGCAGCACTGTGGATCATACCCGCAGTGGCCATCCTGCTGATGCTGGCGATCCGCCGTCCACACTGGGCGGAGTACATCAACTTCGGCAACTCCGTCGTAGTTTTCGGACTCACCCTGGCGATGCTGGTGGCGGTGCCCGACAAGACGCTGGTGACCGGTGCCCAGTTGATCCTGCTCACCCCGCTGGGGGCCTGGGTACTGTTTTGCGTGGGTCTGGTCTATCTGCTGGCATCCATTTATGCCATTGGCTACATGCGCCTGCTGCCGGAAGAAAAACCCCGGCTCCATAAGTATTATGCCTTGCAAGCGAGTTTTGCCCTGACCATGCTGATCGCGCCGCTGATGAACAACCCCGGGATCTTCTGGATTGCCATCGACTTCACCACCATCGTCAGCGCCTTTCTGGTGGGCTTTGAGCGCGAGGCGGAGTGTATCGAGGCGGCGTGGAAGTATCTGATCATCGTTTCCGCGGGTCTGGCGTTGGCGCTGCTCGGCATCATTCTCTTCTACTGGGGTGGCACCTTTACCTTAGGACCGACCTATGCCCTGACCTGGGCTAATCTACGGGAAGTGGCGCCGCAGGTGCCGGAGACGCTGCTCTTTCTCGCCTTTCTGCTCACCCTGGTGGGCTTCGGCACCAAGGTGGGTCTGGCACCCATGCACACCTGGCTGCCCGATGCCCACAGCGAAGGCCCGGCGCCGGTTTCCGCCATGCTTTCCGGGGCGTTGCTGAATATCGCCCTGCTCGGCATCTACCGGTTTCTGTCCATCGTCGATAGCGGTGGTTATAGCGTGATGGGGCATACGGCACTGCTGGTGCTGGGCGTCATTTCACTCTTCATCGCCGGAATGTTCATCGTCCGGCAGGATGGGGCCAAGCGCATGCTCGCCTATTCCTCCCTGGAACACATGGGAGTGCTGGCCATCGGCTTCGGTTTCGGCGGTCCCCTGGCCTTCGCCGGGGCCATGTATCACATGATCAACCATTCCCTGACCAAATCCATGATGTTTTTCGGCGCTGGCAACATGATGCGCGCCTATGGCACCAAGTCCATGAGCCAGATGCGACGGGTATTGCGTTATTACCCGGTCAGTGGCGCGCTCTGGCTGCTGGGGGCGGTAGCGATTACCGGAGCGCCGCCTTTCGGGCTTTTCCTCTCGGAAATCACCATTCTGCGCGGCGGCATCCTGAGTGCCAATCCGTGGGCCGTGTGGCTGATGGCGACTCTGCTGATCCTTATTTTTATTGCCTTCATGAACCACTTCCGGCGCATGATCTGGGGGCCGGAACCGGAGCCCGGCGCGGCCCCAACCCTCAGGCTGTCCGTCTGGAATACCCTGCCCATGTGGCTGGCCTTTGTACCGATTCTGGTACTTGGGCTGTGGTGGCCGGAAGGGCTGTGGCATTTCTTTCAGCAGGCTTTTCGGGTGCAACCATGA